The Stigmatella ashevillena genomic sequence GCTGGCTCCTGGAGATGTCCGCGCGGGCCGCAGGGGACATCGAGGGGCTGTGCTGGATGCGGCTCGCCAGTGTCGTGTGCTTGGGCGTACTGGCGGCGGCGGTGTTCCTGCTGCTGATCCGGGCGGGTTGGCACCCGGCACCTGCGGCGTTGCTCGCGGCCTTCATGCCCTTGACACCTTCCGCGCAGGTGCTGTCGAGCTGGGCCATCTGCTGGCCGCACGCGCTGGCGCTGGTGTTGGCGACGGCCGCCTTCGCCCTCGCGGACTGGGGAATGCGTCCCGGGTCAGGCCGTCTCCTCCGGGTGGGCGGATGGCTGGGCGCGGTGGTCCTCATGGCGGCGGCCACGCTCACGTACCAGTCGAACAGCCTGTTCTACGTCGTCCTGGTGGCCGCCACGCTCGTGGTCCGGCGTGAGGACACCTTCAAGGGAAGCGTCCAGTGGGTGGTGCGGCACCTGTGCGTCGTGGGCGCGGGGCTGGGAGCCGCCTTCGCCGTCTCCCAACTGACCTTCGCGGCCCACGTGTTCACGGCCTCGCCGAGGATGCGGTTCGAGACGCACTGGGTGAGCAAGGCCATCTGGACGGTGACCAACGTCCTGCCCGACGCCCTGGCGATGTCGGCCCTGGATGGCGCCCGGGGTGCCGCGGCCGTGGGGTACTGGCTCATGGTGCTGGGGGCGGTGGGGGTCATCTCGGCGGGCACCGTGATGGAGTACCGGCGCATCGGTCCGGCGGGAGCGGGGCGGTGGCTGCTGGGGATGGTGGCGCTGTCGGGTGCGGCCTACTCCGTCAGCTTCCTCGCGGCGGAGCGCTTTCCGACCTACCGGACCATCTACGCGCTCACCGGGGTATGGAGCGTCTTCGTCGCGGCCGCGTTGGTCAATATCGGGAGCTTGTTGCCCGAGCGGGGCAGGAAGGTGGCCATTGGGGTGCTGGCAGGGCTCGTGCTCTCGGGCGCGCTGCTGGCGCGATGGCACTCCTTCGAGCTGTTCGCGGTCCCCCAAGGCCGCGAGCTTCAGCTCATGGAGGAGGGGGTGCGAAAGGCGGTGCTCGCGAAGCGGCCCCGCATCTTCGTCATCACCGCCACCCAGGACGACTCTTCCGCGCCGCGCCGGTACCGAGACGAGTTCGGCTCGGTGTCCATCGATGCCGAGTGGGTCGCCAAGGAGGTGCTGAAGTCGCTCATGAAGGAGCGGTTCTCGGGCACCGCCGACGTGAGCAAGCTGTACCAGTTCGCCGCAGGTCCGAAGGTTCCCGAGCCGAAGAGCTACGACATCCTCATCGACATGCGGCGGATGCGCGAAGCCCGGCCGTGAGGCGGTGAAGCGCTCACGGCCGGGGAGGCGTCCGGCTCAGCGTGAAGCGGTCTTTCCTTCCGAGGCCTTGAGCAGCACCTTGCGCCCGAAGGCCCGGTCCACCCGGCCGAGGAACTCGCGGAAGGCCTGGTAGTCGTCCGACTTCACGCGCGCCCGGGTGAGGGCCACTTCGCCGTCGGCGATGAGCTTGCCTCCCTCCTGGCGGAAGGTGAGCCGCAGCCGTCCGAAGGGCAGCTGCTCCTCCATCGCATCGGGCAGCTCCGCCACGGAGTAGCCCGGTGGCAGCGTGTAGCGCAGCGTGAACTGGTTCATCCACGGGCTCTGGAGTTGCAGGTCGAACCGGCGCTGGGCCAGCGAGGCGTAGGCCTGCTGGTACGTCCGCCCCGCGCCAAAGGGCAGGAGCCGCAAGGCCCCGCCGGGAAGGACTTCCGAGTAGCGGGGAATCGTCATCCGGAAGTCCATCGCCACGTCCTCATCCAGGCGCGTGGTGTCGTTGAGCTTCACATCGTGCACGGTGAGCCCCGGGAAGCTCTGCGCCCAGGCCCGCTCGAAGGTGGACCTGCGCGTGGCCACCGCCCGGTAGGCCCGGCGGTACTCGGGCGCGCTCAGGCCCGTCACCGTCGTGGCCCCTGTCACCTCCGCGGAGCCGTCCGGCTTGAGCGTCACATCCATCGTCAGCCGCGTGGCGTTGTCCTCCGCCTTCGCTTCGGGCGTGGTGAGGAAGGTGCTCTTTCCGCCCGGTTCCACGATGAGGACGTTGGCCACCCGGTCCGCGCTGGGCAGCTCGCGCGCCCCGTGGAACTCCGCCGTCCCATCCAGGAATTGCTGGTACTTCGGCACGTAGACGATGGCGTGGTTGAAGGCCGCGAGGCTCGCGGGCTCCTCGCCCAGGGCGCCCAGGGTGCGCATGCGCAGGAGCACCAGCCGCGTGTCCACCCCGGCCACCTTCAGCATGGCGTGGATGAGGCTCGCCTTGTCCTTGCAGTCGCCAAAGCGCCGGGCCAGCACCCGGTCCACCCGGTAGGGCTTGTAGCCGTGGATGCCGAACTCCAGCGCCACATAGCGCGTGTTCGTCACCACGAAGTTGTACACGGACCGGATGACGGCCCGGTCGTCCTTGCGGTCCACGCCCTGCAGTACCCGCTCCACCGTCTGCCGCAGCTCATCGTTGGGCGTGAGCTGATCCTTCACCAGCCCCCAGTAGTAGCGGCCCACCTGTTCCCAGGTCTGGTACGTGGAGACGTGCAGCGGCACGGCGATCTCCGCCCAGCCGGGCATGCCGGGCTCGGGCACCACCTTGGGCACGTTCTTCGCCGTCCACCGGTAGAGCACCCGTCCGCCCTCCAGCTCCTCGCGCGTGTGCGCCACGCCCGCAAGCTTCGCCGTGTTCGAGTACAGGGGGCGCTCGCGGGGCATGTCCACCAGGTACTGGTAGCGGATCTTCGGGTACACGTTCTGCACGTGCTCCACCTCGCCCCAGTAGTCCGACAGCAGGTTCTCCTGGGCGGTGTCTTCCAGTTGGTACTGCAGATCCAGCACGTCTCCCGGGGCCAGCGTCGGGAAGGAGAGCATCTTGGCGCGGGCGTCGTAGTACATGCCCGTCCACGGCTCATTGATGTTGCGCTCGGTCTCGCCGTAGCTGTCCACCACCGAGCCGTCCGGCTTGGTGACGCGGGCGCGAAGGATGCGCACCTCCTGCCGGTCCGGCGAGTAGGTGACGGGGTAGCTGCGGAACGCGTCCACGCCGCGCTGGTTGAGCACCTGCACCACCATCTGGTGCGTGCGGCTGGACAGGCCGCTCGTCTGCACGCGCACGAAGGTGTTGTCCACCACGTACACGGCGTCCTCGGTGGGATAGGCCTCCGACTCCTTCACCAGGGGGGCGGAGTCCATCACGTAGCGGGTGCCCGCGTTGGCCTCGCCCTTGAGGGCGCGCACCGTCTCCTTCAAGGCCGGGTTCTGCGGGCGGAGCACCAGCGAGCGGGCGAAGGCGGCCAGCGCCTCGTCCCGGTGGCCCGCGCTCATCAGCGCACGGCCCTCGCGCTCGTACACCTCGGGCTCGTCCGGAGAGAGCGCCCGGGCTTCGGCGAAGTTCGCCTTGGCCGCGTCGAGCTTTCCATTGGAAGCCCGGAGCTCCGCCAACCGCACGCGCGCGGCGTTGTCGAAGGGATTGAGCGCCAGCAACTGGGAATACTCGCGCGCGGCCTCGTCCACCCGGCCCATGTCCGCCAGTTGCGAGGCCAGTAGGTTGCGGCTGGGCGTGTCGTCGAAGCGCAGGGCGAGCGCCACGCGCAAGCGGTCCAGCACCTCCTGCTGCCGCTCCAGCTTGCGCGAGGCGGCCACGGCGGCCCGGACCACCCGGGGCACGTTGGGCATCCGGCGGAACGTCTCCTCGACCAGCGTGTTGGCGCGGGCCGTGGCGCCCAGGGCCTCGTAGGCCCGTGCCAGCACCAGCCGCACGGAGGCCGAGTCCTGGGATTTCTCCACCAGCGGTTGCAGCAACTCCAGCACGCGCTCGGGGTGATCCCGCTCCAGCTCGTGCTCCGCCAGCTTCTCGCGCGCCCGGAGGGAGTCCGGATCCACGTGGAGGGCCGCTTCCAGGAAGTGGCGCCGCAGGTTCAGGTCATCCCGGTGGTTCGCGGCGGCCAGCAGTTGCAGGCCCACATCCTTCGGAGCCGCCCGTGCGGCCCGCTCGGCCTCCACGGTGGCGGTGTGCTCGCGCTCGTCATAGGCCCGGAAGAAGGAGAGCACCGTGGCGTACTCCCCGCGCAGGGTGGCGTCCTCCGGCTTGCGGGCCACCAGCTCCTTCAACGCGGAGGTGAGCGTGGGCAGCGGCTGGGGCGAGGGGGCCAGGCCCCGCTCCACGGCGGGGGGCGAGGGGGGCAGCGTCGCGCGCACCGTGCCCCGTGCCAGGGACTCCTGCCGGAGGTAGAAGCCCAGCGGACCGTTCTCCTGGCAC encodes the following:
- a CDS encoding DUF3857 domain-containing protein; translated protein: MFRFPWLAALFVFTCPLLTWAKAPNTEAAQAHAAQALELASSPRGAAYLIRLHGMVEELEDITPLVSTYAQVIGRRSSDPNTRATATLLLMDLERARGRMVRATEIQRALGFVGDFYVTGGFDNEGKSGCDTDFGPEAAALDLNATFAGAKGRQVSWRRLAVSPTDGYVDLASAVRPNREAVAYALTWLEASQETRVALGVGTSGGFRLWVNGQPVAREDRYNLPRPDQSRVAVRLRKGLNRVLVKVCQENGPLGFYLRQESLARGTVRATLPPSPPAVERGLAPSPQPLPTLTSALKELVARKPEDATLRGEYATVLSFFRAYDEREHTATVEAERAARAAPKDVGLQLLAAANHRDDLNLRRHFLEAALHVDPDSLRAREKLAEHELERDHPERVLELLQPLVEKSQDSASVRLVLARAYEALGATARANTLVEETFRRMPNVPRVVRAAVAASRKLERQQEVLDRLRVALALRFDDTPSRNLLASQLADMGRVDEAAREYSQLLALNPFDNAARVRLAELRASNGKLDAAKANFAEARALSPDEPEVYEREGRALMSAGHRDEALAAFARSLVLRPQNPALKETVRALKGEANAGTRYVMDSAPLVKESEAYPTEDAVYVVDNTFVRVQTSGLSSRTHQMVVQVLNQRGVDAFRSYPVTYSPDRQEVRILRARVTKPDGSVVDSYGETERNINEPWTGMYYDARAKMLSFPTLAPGDVLDLQYQLEDTAQENLLSDYWGEVEHVQNVYPKIRYQYLVDMPRERPLYSNTAKLAGVAHTREELEGGRVLYRWTAKNVPKVVPEPGMPGWAEIAVPLHVSTYQTWEQVGRYYWGLVKDQLTPNDELRQTVERVLQGVDRKDDRAVIRSVYNFVVTNTRYVALEFGIHGYKPYRVDRVLARRFGDCKDKASLIHAMLKVAGVDTRLVLLRMRTLGALGEEPASLAAFNHAIVYVPKYQQFLDGTAEFHGARELPSADRVANVLIVEPGGKSTFLTTPEAKAEDNATRLTMDVTLKPDGSAEVTGATTVTGLSAPEYRRAYRAVATRRSTFERAWAQSFPGLTVHDVKLNDTTRLDEDVAMDFRMTIPRYSEVLPGGALRLLPFGAGRTYQQAYASLAQRRFDLQLQSPWMNQFTLRYTLPPGYSVAELPDAMEEQLPFGRLRLTFRQEGGKLIADGEVALTRARVKSDDYQAFREFLGRVDRAFGRKVLLKASEGKTASR